From a single Anaerolineales bacterium genomic region:
- a CDS encoding sensor domain-containing diguanylate cyclase, with protein MIEKSGTATGIFHRAREVVEQDASITAEDKKGILKLLWALIDAEEAAKDPQHQDELASLIVQEILTGYSLLKLVKQQVNELDALKNISLNLTASLDLQTVLDGVVMEAMRLIKDAFAAHIFLYSHGILTFGASLNMYGEKNKPISQPRPNGLTYSVAKNGETIIVEDMQNHPLYDEFKSSIEGSIIGIPLKFNNVIVGVMNLSRAVAGQFSNSELRLSGLLADQAAVAISNARLHKGVTELANTDSVTGLPNRRALDERLQDEMHLAVRSNSQFSVVMMDLDGFKNVNDTYGHSVGDDVLRDAFNHLAEKMRATDFLARYGGDELTLVMRGSGLEPARIVTMKIIELMKEYRFPFPGDTNVQLGITAGIAVYPLHARNAGDLLRAADAALYHAKKYSRGSYAIAKGETKPLDPAMLDYLPKVDL; from the coding sequence ATGATAGAAAAAAGCGGAACGGCAACTGGGATTTTTCATCGGGCAAGGGAGGTTGTTGAGCAGGACGCTTCCATTACAGCAGAAGATAAAAAAGGTATTTTGAAACTCCTTTGGGCATTGATCGATGCCGAGGAAGCAGCCAAAGACCCGCAACACCAGGATGAACTGGCAAGTCTGATCGTTCAGGAGATCCTGACCGGATATTCCCTTCTAAAATTGGTGAAACAGCAGGTAAATGAACTGGATGCGCTGAAAAACATCAGCCTGAACCTGACCGCCAGCCTGGACCTGCAGACCGTTCTGGACGGTGTCGTCATGGAAGCCATGCGGCTGATCAAGGATGCCTTCGCCGCTCATATTTTTTTGTATTCGCACGGCATTCTGACCTTCGGCGCATCCCTGAACATGTATGGGGAGAAGAATAAGCCGATCTCTCAGCCAAGACCGAACGGATTGACCTATTCCGTCGCAAAAAACGGGGAAACGATCATTGTCGAAGACATGCAGAATCACCCGCTGTATGATGAATTCAAATCGAGCATCGAAGGTTCCATCATTGGAATTCCGCTCAAGTTCAATAATGTGATTGTGGGCGTGATGAATCTTTCCCGCGCCGTTGCCGGGCAATTCAGCAACTCCGAATTGCGTTTGAGCGGTCTCTTGGCGGACCAGGCGGCGGTGGCAATTTCCAATGCGCGTTTGCACAAAGGCGTGACCGAACTGGCAAACACCGACAGCGTGACCGGGCTTCCCAACCGCCGCGCGCTCGATGAGCGGCTCCAGGATGAAATGCATCTGGCGGTACGCTCGAATTCACAGTTCTCTGTGGTTATGATGGATCTGGATGGCTTCAAGAATGTCAACGACACCTACGGACACAGCGTCGGCGACGATGTACTGAGGGACGCTTTCAACCACCTCGCGGAGAAGATGCGCGCAACCGACTTCCTTGCCCGCTACGGGGGCGATGAACTGACGCTGGTCATGCGCGGCAGCGGGCTGGAACCTGCCCGTATCGTTACGATGAAGATCATCGAATTGATGAAAGAATACCGTTTCCCATTTCCGGGGGATACGAACGTCCAGTTGGGGATCACCGCCGGAATCGCCGTGTATCCATTGCATGCGCGCAACGCCGGTGACCTGCTCCGCGCGGCGGATGCGGCGCTCTATCATGCCAAGAAATACAGCCGCGGCTCGTACGCAATTGCAAAGGGCGAGACCAAGCCGCTCGACCCAGCCATGCTGGATTATCTCCCCAAAGTTGATCTGTAG
- a CDS encoding diacylglycerol kinase family lipid kinase → MPRKVKLILNPMADMGRAWKTANDLRPIAQEFQGDLTWSGTVYPTHAVELARQAAEEGCDLVIAMGGDGTVHEVMNGLMQVPAEKRPVMGVVPIGSGNDFAYSIGITQKSSYALAHALKAENVQPVDIGLMTDEHGRREYFDNTLGIGFDAVVTIRSHKLPIVKGFLMYLTAVIQTIVLNHNPASIKVETEAETWEDKLLMFTLCNGPREGGGFMLSPDSKNNDGVMESVTVTKVSRAMMLRLVPEFMKGTHMRFKQIRMGQFKRLTLTSDLPLYIHADGEIFTSFGSNLKKVSFEIIPQALKVVHG, encoded by the coding sequence ATGCCCCGCAAAGTGAAACTTATCCTCAACCCCATGGCAGATATGGGACGCGCCTGGAAGACCGCCAACGACCTGCGCCCCATCGCGCAGGAATTCCAGGGCGACCTGACCTGGAGCGGCACGGTCTATCCCACGCACGCGGTCGAACTTGCCAGACAAGCCGCGGAAGAGGGCTGTGACCTCGTCATTGCCATGGGCGGGGATGGCACGGTGCATGAAGTGATGAATGGACTGATGCAGGTTCCGGCGGAGAAACGACCCGTCATGGGCGTTGTCCCCATCGGCTCGGGCAACGACTTCGCCTATTCCATCGGCATCACGCAAAAATCATCCTACGCGCTGGCGCACGCGCTCAAGGCGGAAAACGTCCAACCCGTGGACATCGGCTTGATGACCGACGAACACGGCAGGCGGGAATACTTCGACAACACGCTCGGCATCGGCTTCGACGCGGTCGTCACCATCCGTTCGCATAAACTGCCCATCGTCAAAGGCTTCCTGATGTATCTCACGGCGGTCATTCAAACCATCGTGCTCAACCACAATCCCGCCAGCATCAAAGTGGAGACCGAAGCGGAAACATGGGAGGACAAACTGCTCATGTTCACGTTGTGCAACGGTCCGCGCGAAGGCGGCGGCTTCATGCTCTCACCTGATTCGAAGAACAACGACGGCGTCATGGAATCAGTCACCGTCACCAAGGTCTCACGCGCCATGATGCTCCGCCTCGTGCCGGAATTCATGAAAGGCACACACATGCGCTTCAAACAGATCCGCATGGGACAGTTCAAACGCCTCACCCTGACCTCCGACCTGCCGCTCTACATTCATGCCGACGGCGAAATCTTCACAAGTTTTGGCAGCAACCTGAAAAAGGTCAGCTTCGAGATCATTCCCCAAGCTCTTAAAGTTGTGCACGGTTAA
- a CDS encoding helicase-associated domain-containing protein, producing MPDLHQSLLKSDLGHLRIIAGFWGLELESIDEDSAREELCASLLDLEAVSETLEILPAEARSALTALVEADGKMEWVIFARKYGEIREMGAGRRDRERPHLKPTSTTEILFYRGLLARAFFDTGKGGQEFAYIPEDLLEIIVEVVAMHASPLPRQKNEPLGRPATPVEKAYEIPASDFILDDATTYLAALRIGDGNMSRFKRDLQELLKIAGLIKKNALQPEVVKKFLEAPRLEALTMLYNAWFTSGTFNELRLVPGIVCEGEWKNQPQVTREFLMNLIHDIPPGKWWSIPAFVKGIKEKYPDFQRPAGDYDSWFIKRESDGQFLRGFAYWDAVDGALVKYLIQMLYRLGKVNLAAPEEGKEPTAFFLLSSSVEGKDDKGKIIASSNGKITVSRFFSRAVRYQIARFCEWGDEKNDEYSYSISAKSLKRANEQGLKAEQLLAMLVKYTNGNVPPALVKALKRWDASGPEARVESLLVLRVSKPEVMEEMRKSKAGKFLGELLSPTAVVVKSGAVDKVMAALAELGLLAEVIHDDSNRDTSRAGK from the coding sequence ATGCCCGATCTGCATCAATCCCTGCTCAAATCCGATCTTGGACATCTCCGCATCATTGCCGGATTCTGGGGACTTGAACTGGAATCCATTGATGAAGATTCAGCGCGCGAAGAACTGTGCGCCTCACTTCTGGACCTTGAGGCTGTTTCTGAAACCCTTGAGATACTCCCCGCCGAAGCCCGCTCCGCGTTGACTGCGCTCGTCGAAGCGGACGGCAAAATGGAATGGGTCATCTTCGCCCGCAAATACGGCGAGATCCGCGAAATGGGCGCAGGCAGGCGCGACCGGGAACGCCCGCACCTCAAACCGACTTCCACAACCGAAATTCTCTTCTATCGCGGTCTGCTCGCCAGAGCCTTCTTTGACACCGGCAAAGGCGGTCAGGAATTCGCCTACATCCCTGAAGATCTGCTTGAGATCATCGTCGAGGTAGTGGCGATGCATGCATCGCCACTACCTCGACAAAAGAATGAGCCTTTGGGTCGTCCCGCCACACCGGTGGAAAAGGCATATGAAATCCCCGCCAGTGATTTTATTCTGGACGATGCCACAACGTATCTTGCGGCGTTACGCATTGGCGATGGAAATATGTCACGCTTCAAACGTGACCTGCAAGAATTATTGAAAATCGCCGGACTCATCAAAAAGAACGCCCTGCAACCCGAAGTCGTCAAAAAATTCCTCGAGGCTCCCCGTCTCGAAGCATTGACCATGCTCTACAACGCCTGGTTCACATCCGGCACTTTCAATGAACTACGATTAGTTCCGGGCATCGTCTGCGAAGGCGAGTGGAAGAATCAGCCGCAGGTGACACGCGAATTCCTGATGAACCTCATCCACGACATTCCACCAGGAAAATGGTGGAGCATCCCCGCCTTCGTCAAGGGAATCAAGGAAAAATATCCCGATTTCCAACGCCCCGCCGGGGATTATGACTCGTGGTTCATCAAGCGCGAATCGGACGGTCAATTTCTGCGCGGATTTGCGTACTGGGATGCGGTGGACGGCGCGCTGGTCAAGTATTTGATTCAAATGCTGTACCGGCTTGGAAAAGTGAATTTGGCGGCGCCGGAAGAGGGGAAAGAACCGACTGCCTTCTTTCTTCTTTCGTCTTCTGTTGAAGGGAAGGATGATAAAGGAAAGATCATTGCCTCTTCCAACGGCAAAATCACCGTTTCAAGATTTTTCTCCCGCGCAGTACGCTACCAGATTGCGAGGTTTTGCGAATGGGGTGACGAGAAAAACGATGAATACAGTTACTCCATCAGCGCCAAATCATTGAAGCGCGCCAACGAGCAGGGACTGAAAGCGGAGCAATTGCTGGCGATGCTGGTCAAATACACGAATGGAAACGTCCCGCCGGCGCTGGTGAAGGCGCTCAAGCGCTGGGATGCGAGCGGACCCGAAGCCCGGGTGGAGAGTCTGCTTGTGCTGCGAGTCAGCAAGCCCGAGGTTATGGAAGAGATGCGCAAGTCGAAGGCGGGGAAATTTCTGGGCGAGTTATTAAGTCCGACAGCAGTGGTCGTCAAAAGCGGAGCTGTCGACAAAGTCATGGCGGCGCTGGCAGAGTTAGGTCTGCTGGCGGAAGTGATACATGACGATTCAAATCGTGACACATCGCGCGCGGGGAAGTGA
- a CDS encoding glycine C-acetyltransferase encodes MSKTDWIQQEIDGLKSQGLYNNIRTIGSPQGAWLVVDGKKVLNFCSNNYLGLANHPTLTAAAKQATDTMGVGSAAVRSIAGTMTLHVELEKRLAQFKGVEATITFQSGFTANLATIPALVGKEDVIFSDRLNHASIIDGCRLSGAKIIAYEHNDVKSLEEQIQANLKNYRRALIITDGVFSMDGDIAPLPDIYEVAQKYDILLMVDDAHGEGVLGKGGRGIVDHFGLHGKVDVEVGTFSKAFGVVGGVVAGKSVIIEWLRQRGRPFLFSSAMTVPDTAACLAAVDLLEDSTQLVDKLWDNAKYFKAEMKNLGFNTGVSETPITPIMLGEAPLAQQFSRELFEAGVFAMAIGYPTVPQGKARIRVMISAAHSQDDLGKGLDAFKNVGKKLGVI; translated from the coding sequence ATGTCGAAGACTGACTGGATCCAACAGGAAATTGACGGCTTGAAATCGCAAGGACTGTATAACAACATCCGCACCATCGGATCGCCGCAGGGCGCGTGGCTGGTGGTGGATGGTAAAAAGGTTTTGAATTTTTGCTCGAACAATTATCTGGGATTGGCGAACCATCCCACGTTGACCGCCGCCGCAAAACAGGCGACCGACACGATGGGCGTGGGATCCGCCGCGGTGCGCTCGATCGCAGGGACGATGACACTGCACGTCGAGTTGGAGAAGCGGCTGGCACAGTTCAAAGGCGTGGAAGCGACGATCACGTTCCAATCGGGTTTCACTGCAAATCTGGCGACCATTCCGGCGCTGGTCGGAAAAGAAGATGTGATTTTCTCAGACCGCTTGAACCACGCATCCATCATTGACGGATGCCGTTTGTCTGGTGCGAAGATCATCGCGTATGAACACAATGACGTGAAATCTTTGGAAGAACAGATTCAGGCAAACCTGAAGAATTACCGCCGCGCGCTCATCATCACGGACGGCGTTTTCAGCATGGATGGCGACATTGCGCCCTTACCCGATATTTACGAAGTGGCGCAGAAGTACGATATTTTGTTGATGGTGGATGACGCGCACGGCGAAGGCGTGCTCGGCAAGGGCGGACGCGGCATCGTGGATCACTTCGGCTTGCACGGCAAAGTGGATGTGGAAGTCGGCACGTTCTCGAAGGCGTTCGGCGTGGTCGGCGGCGTGGTGGCGGGCAAGTCGGTCATCATCGAATGGCTGCGTCAGCGCGGACGCCCGTTCCTGTTCTCCTCCGCGATGACCGTCCCTGACACGGCGGCTTGTCTCGCGGCGGTGGACCTGCTCGAAGATTCCACGCAACTGGTGGACAAACTGTGGGATAACGCCAAATACTTCAAAGCCGAAATGAAGAATCTCGGTTTCAACACCGGCGTGAGCGAAACGCCCATCACCCCGATCATGCTCGGCGAAGCGCCGCTGGCACAACAGTTCAGCCGCGAGCTGTTCGAAGCAGGTGTGTTCGCGATGGCGATCGGCTATCCCACCGTGCCGCAAGGCAAGGCGCGGATTCGAGTCATGATCTCCGCCGCGCACTCGCAGGACGATCTCGGCAAGGGTTTGGATGCATTCAAGAACGTCGGGAAGAAACTGGGCGTGATCTAG
- a CDS encoding class I SAM-dependent methyltransferase — translation METIRGRTSLDLDLTDLRARLADYNRITLDLGTGDGKFAFHHAQAFPHHFIVGVDSCRENLRDSSRAKLPNLLYVIANAQALPQELHGLVSHVTINFPWGSLLESLLTGDPRLMCGLESVLGTAGRLEVRLNGGALTEQGWSLEDGVECIRENLESAGWRVGNPTMMDARALRKFPSTWAKRLAFGRDPRATQLSASI, via the coding sequence ATGGAAACAATTCGGGGCAGAACGTCCCTTGATCTGGATTTAACTGACCTGCGCGCGCGACTCGCAGATTACAACCGCATCACACTGGACCTTGGAACTGGTGACGGCAAATTCGCCTTCCACCACGCTCAAGCCTTTCCGCATCACTTCATCGTCGGCGTGGACTCGTGCCGCGAGAACCTGCGCGATTCTTCGCGCGCAAAACTGCCGAACCTGCTTTATGTCATTGCCAACGCGCAGGCATTGCCGCAAGAACTACATGGACTGGTCTCACACGTCACCATCAACTTCCCGTGGGGCAGCCTGCTGGAAAGTTTGCTGACCGGCGACCCGCGGCTCATGTGCGGACTTGAATCCGTTTTGGGTACAGCGGGCAGGCTCGAGGTCCGCTTGAACGGAGGCGCATTGACGGAGCAAGGTTGGTCGCTCGAAGATGGCGTGGAGTGTATCCGTGAGAATCTTGAGTCGGCGGGCTGGCGGGTTGGAAATCCCACCATGATGGATGCGCGTGCCTTGCGAAAATTCCCCAGCACGTGGGCAAAGCGTCTCGCCTTCGGGCGCGATCCGCGCGCGACCCAATTAAGTGCATCCATATAG
- a CDS encoding NAD(P)/FAD-dependent oxidoreductase, with translation MTNHYNTIIIGAGHNGLVAAAYLAKQGKKVLVLERRAIVGGSVVTESFGDDFTVDSVFTGGSLRPDIVKDLKLGLDTSGKNARSTRPAFISLQPDGNHLTLDAESIKRISEKDAARFPEFVRFMNKAAQIMDVTYSTIMPRLPMNFGIKEGYGLLEWGLELKLAGRKDMLNFIRALPMTAQELVEEYFESETVKAAICAVAIHGSTLGPMSAGTGYTLIHNWLNRGGLSHVNVGKAGEITQTLANAVKAFSGEIRTDAEVVSIKVENQIARGVVLANGEEISANIILSSADPKHTLLKLVGPRELPPEFVWHVQSIKMRGSVAKIHLQTNGEHGIPEGTVILAPSIKYLEKAYDAAKYGEISEKPYLEVTTSGNVVGIHFQFAPYALKNSEWKVESENIERLAIGTLAEFFPNLKSSIVHKKTITPIDLEQTYGLTEGDLNHGQLMLDQFLFMRPMPGWSNHKTPIDNLYLCGSGVHGGGGVSGAAGRNAVKVLN, from the coding sequence ATGACAAATCACTACAACACCATCATCATCGGCGCGGGGCACAATGGACTGGTTGCCGCCGCGTATCTCGCTAAGCAGGGCAAAAAGGTTCTGGTTCTCGAGCGCCGTGCTATCGTCGGCGGCTCGGTTGTGACCGAATCTTTTGGCGACGATTTCACCGTCGATTCGGTTTTCACAGGTGGCAGCCTCCGCCCTGATATTGTGAAAGACCTGAAGCTTGGTCTCGATACGAGCGGGAAAAACGCCCGCTCTACTCGACCAGCGTTTATCTCATTGCAACCCGATGGAAATCACCTCACCCTCGACGCCGAGTCCATCAAACGCATCTCCGAAAAAGACGCGGCACGCTTCCCTGAATTTGTCCGCTTTATGAATAAGGCGGCGCAGATCATGGATGTGACCTACTCCACCATCATGCCGCGCCTGCCTATGAATTTCGGAATCAAAGAAGGCTACGGCTTACTCGAATGGGGTCTCGAACTGAAACTCGCCGGGCGAAAGGATATGCTCAACTTCATCCGCGCCCTGCCGATGACCGCGCAGGAACTCGTGGAAGAATACTTTGAGTCTGAGACTGTCAAAGCCGCGATTTGCGCCGTTGCCATCCACGGCTCAACGCTGGGACCGATGTCCGCGGGAACGGGCTACACGTTGATTCACAACTGGCTGAATCGCGGCGGACTTTCGCATGTGAACGTTGGCAAGGCGGGCGAAATAACACAAACATTGGCAAATGCGGTGAAAGCTTTCAGCGGTGAGATACGAACCGATGCAGAAGTAGTCAGTATCAAAGTTGAAAATCAAATTGCAAGAGGTGTTGTGCTCGCGAACGGCGAAGAGATTTCTGCAAATATCATTCTCTCTTCCGCCGACCCGAAGCACACGTTGCTCAAACTGGTCGGTCCGCGTGAGTTGCCGCCTGAATTCGTCTGGCACGTCCAATCCATCAAAATGCGCGGATCGGTGGCAAAAATCCACTTGCAGACGAATGGGGAGCATGGCATCCCTGAAGGGACAGTCATCCTCGCCCCGTCCATCAAATATCTCGAAAAAGCCTACGACGCGGCGAAGTACGGCGAGATTTCCGAAAAGCCGTATCTCGAAGTCACTACGTCGGGCAATGTGGTGGGTATCCATTTTCAATTCGCTCCGTATGCATTGAAGAACAGTGAGTGGAAAGTGGAAAGTGAAAATATCGAGAGATTGGCAATTGGTACACTTGCGGAATTCTTCCCCAATCTAAAATCGTCAATCGTACATAAGAAAACCATCACGCCTATCGACCTTGAACAAACCTACGGTCTCACCGAAGGCGACCTCAACCACGGTCAACTCATGCTCGACCAGTTCCTCTTCATGCGTCCCATGCCGGGCTGGTCGAACCACAAGACGCCGATTGACAATTTATATTTATGCGGAAGCGGAGTCCACGGCGGCGGCGGAGTCAGCGGCGCGGCGGGACGGAACGCAGTCAAAGTATTGAATTAG
- a CDS encoding NAD(P)/FAD-dependent oxidoreductase has protein sequence MTSSNTYDAIIIGGGHNGLVAGAYLARAGKKVVVLERRHIVGGAAVTEEIFPGYKFTEFSYVVSLLRPEIIRDLELPKHGLKILPLPSTFTPMENSDYLAAWDDHDLTRRELYRHSPKDAEAYDEYARVMARAAKAIKPIINLIPPDPSSMSPRDLMGLLKVGQYAASLSEKELYMVAKLATQSSADLLEEWFETDALKGTKAASGIIGTYLGPRSPGTAYVLLHHYMGEIDGAFRAWGFAKNGSGGVSGSIYNAAQALGVEVRVNASVQQVKVKGGRAVGVILENGDELDSKVVMSAADPKRTFLQFVEQKHLPDDFVTSIQNFRTRGSSGKVNIALGKLPNFTALPYTGNGANSVLHRGAVSISPSIDYIERAYDDAKYGQISKHPYIDMIFPSMIDPDMAPPGHHVMSCFVQYAPYDLEGGWNDQRRDELGEAVIATIEQYAPNIRECIVGMQVISPKDIERIAGITGGNIFHGELLLHQIFFLRPTPQWADFRTPLKGYYFGASGAHPGGGVMGAPGMLAAKEILKDGF, from the coding sequence ATGACATCATCAAACACGTACGACGCAATCATCATCGGCGGCGGTCACAATGGACTTGTGGCTGGCGCGTATCTGGCGCGGGCTGGTAAGAAAGTGGTCGTGCTCGAGCGACGACACATCGTCGGCGGGGCGGCAGTGACCGAAGAGATCTTCCCTGGCTACAAGTTCACCGAGTTCTCGTACGTGGTGAGTCTGCTGCGCCCGGAGATCATCCGCGACTTGGAATTGCCCAAGCACGGACTGAAAATCCTTCCGCTGCCTTCCACCTTCACGCCCATGGAAAATAGCGACTACCTCGCCGCATGGGATGACCACGACCTGACCCGCCGCGAGTTGTATCGCCACTCGCCCAAAGACGCCGAAGCGTATGACGAGTATGCCCGTGTCATGGCGCGTGCTGCAAAAGCCATCAAGCCGATTATCAATCTCATCCCACCTGATCCCTCATCGATGAGCCCGCGCGATTTGATGGGACTTCTCAAGGTCGGTCAATACGCGGCATCGCTTTCCGAAAAAGAACTCTACATGGTTGCCAAACTCGCTACGCAATCTTCAGCAGATTTGCTCGAAGAGTGGTTCGAGACAGACGCGCTCAAAGGCACCAAAGCCGCCAGCGGAATCATCGGCACCTATCTCGGACCACGCTCTCCCGGCACCGCGTATGTGTTGCTGCATCACTACATGGGCGAAATTGACGGCGCCTTCCGCGCCTGGGGTTTTGCCAAGAACGGCTCTGGTGGAGTCAGCGGCTCGATCTATAACGCGGCGCAAGCGCTTGGGGTGGAGGTCAGAGTCAACGCGAGCGTGCAGCAGGTCAAGGTCAAGGGTGGACGCGCCGTAGGCGTTATCCTAGAAAATGGCGATGAACTCGATTCCAAAGTCGTGATGTCCGCCGCCGACCCGAAGCGCACTTTCCTGCAATTTGTCGAGCAGAAACATCTGCCCGATGATTTTGTCACGTCGATTCAAAACTTCCGCACACGCGGCTCGTCGGGCAAGGTCAATATCGCGTTGGGCAAACTGCCGAACTTCACCGCGCTGCCATACACGGGCAATGGCGCGAACTCGGTTCTGCATCGCGGCGCGGTTTCGATCAGCCCAAGCATTGATTACATCGAGCGCGCCTACGACGACGCGAAGTATGGGCAGATTTCCAAACACCCCTACATCGACATGATCTTCCCCTCGATGATCGACCCCGACATGGCGCCTCCCGGACATCACGTGATGTCTTGCTTCGTGCAATACGCGCCCTATGATCTCGAAGGCGGCTGGAACGACCAGCGCCGCGACGAACTCGGCGAAGCGGTCATCGCCACCATCGAACAATACGCGCCGAACATCCGCGAGTGTATTGTGGGTATGCAGGTCATCTCGCCCAAAGACATCGAACGCATCGCAGGCATCACCGGCGGCAACATCTTCCACGGCGAACTGCTGCTGCATCAAATTTTCTTCCTGCGCCCCACCCCGCAATGGGCAGACTTCCGCACCCCGCTCAAAGGCTACTACTTCGGCGCGAGCGGCGCACACCCCGGCGGCGGCGTGATGGGCGCGCCCGGCATGTTGGCGGCGAAGGAGATTTTGAAGGATGGATTTTAG
- a CDS encoding aminomethyltransferase family protein has protein sequence MLNLNLKTTPFHERTSALCQPQNWRKWAGYFVVGSYEHVLDREYWAIRNSAALIDVSPLIKYVIKGKDAAALLHRVTTRDIHKMKVGQVAYTGWCDEEGKMIDDGTVSRLEEQTFRLTAAEPNLRWLTMNAVGMDVSIIEVTDDVAALSFQGPNTRKVLNKVIEKPVDELKYFRLMTNKINGVEVTISRTGYTGDLGYEIWMDAKDALKVWDTLMEAGSDYGITPVGILAMDMARVEAGLFMLDVDYTSTSHAWIESQKSSPFELGLDWTVALDKPGYFVGRRALEREKKNGSDWKMVGLAVDWVGMEKLFGKVGLPPQIPGSAVRASLPVMVGNVQVGYASTSTWSPLLKTYIALAHLQRPYYEIGTDVRMEITVEHHRQHAPAKVVKLPFYEPEWKKK, from the coding sequence ATGCTGAATCTCAATCTCAAAACCACCCCCTTCCACGAACGGACGTCCGCGTTGTGCCAGCCGCAGAACTGGCGCAAGTGGGCGGGCTATTTTGTCGTCGGCTCGTATGAACATGTGCTCGATCGCGAATATTGGGCGATCCGCAACTCGGCGGCGCTGATTGACGTCTCGCCGCTGATCAAGTACGTCATTAAAGGCAAGGACGCGGCGGCATTGCTGCACCGTGTCACCACCCGCGACATCCATAAGATGAAAGTGGGACAGGTCGCTTACACCGGCTGGTGCGACGAAGAAGGCAAGATGATCGACGATGGCACCGTTTCGCGCCTCGAAGAACAGACCTTCCGCCTGACTGCCGCGGAACCGAATCTGCGCTGGCTGACGATGAACGCGGTCGGCATGGACGTCTCCATCATCGAAGTGACCGATGACGTGGCGGCGCTCAGTTTTCAGGGACCGAATACAAGGAAAGTGCTGAATAAAGTTATCGAGAAACCAGTTGACGAGTTGAAGTATTTCCGTTTGATGACGAACAAGATCAACGGCGTGGAAGTCACGATTTCAAGAACAGGTTACACCGGCGACCTCGGTTATGAGATTTGGATGGACGCCAAAGACGCGCTCAAAGTGTGGGACACGCTCATGGAAGCGGGTTCTGATTATGGCATTACGCCCGTCGGCATCCTCGCCATGGACATGGCGCGCGTGGAAGCGGGTCTCTTCATGCTCGATGTGGATTACACCTCGACTTCTCACGCGTGGATCGAATCGCAGAAATCATCCCCGTTTGAACTTGGTCTCGATTGGACCGTCGCACTCGACAAGCCTGGCTACTTCGTCGGTCGTCGCGCCCTGGAACGTGAAAAGAAAAACGGTTCTGATTGGAAGATGGTCGGCTTGGCAGTGGATTGGGTCGGTATGGAAAAATTATTCGGCAAAGTTGGCTTGCCTCCGCAAATCCCCGGCTCGGCAGTACGCGCCAGTCTGCCCGTGATGGTGGGAAATGTACAAGTCGGTTATGCGTCCACTTCCACATGGTCTCCGCTGTTGAAGACCTACATCGCCCTGGCTCACTTGCAAAGACCCTATTACGAAATCGGCACCGATGTCCGCATGGAAATCACCGTCGAGCATCACCGTCAACACGCACCCGCGAAAGTGGTGAAACTTCCGTTTTATGAGCCAGAGTGGAAGAAGAAATAA
- a CDS encoding DUF998 domain-containing protein, protein MKRVLPFGPILFALVLITLTIVEYDFLLSLGWHPIHDPTFDWPSGLALGRFGWIMTATFIVSGMLMTMLGIRLFLDFKPAPASKAGSTLMMFAGLALAALSFTTDPTIRDTPSTWHGRLHDLSFVLLGLTLFPAMIALGFAFRSDEKWRNLSLYTWGTLALAAPAFALKGAAFYVFLFAILVWNEVVAIWLNRYYS, encoded by the coding sequence ATGAAGCGCGTCCTCCCATTCGGTCCGATCCTGTTCGCGCTTGTCCTTATCACACTCACCATCGTCGAGTACGACTTCCTGCTCAGCCTCGGCTGGCATCCCATCCACGACCCGACCTTCGACTGGCCTAGCGGGCTGGCGCTTGGCAGGTTCGGGTGGATCATGACCGCGACGTTTATCGTCAGCGGGATGCTCATGACGATGCTGGGCATCCGCCTCTTTCTCGACTTCAAACCTGCTCCAGCCTCCAAAGCGGGTTCCACGCTGATGATGTTCGCCGGTCTCGCGCTGGCTGCCCTGTCCTTCACCACCGACCCAACCATCCGCGATACCCCATCCACCTGGCACGGACGTTTGCATGACCTTTCGTTCGTCTTGCTCGGGCTGACGTTGTTCCCCGCCATGATCGCCCTTGGTTTCGCCTTCCGCAGCGATGAAAAATGGAGGAATCTTTCACTCTACACATGGGGAACGCTCGCGCTCGCCGCTCCGGCATTTGCGCTCAAAGGCGCGGCGTTCTATGTGTTTTTATTCGCAATTTTAGTGTGGAATGAGGTTGTGGCAATATGGTTGAACAGGTATTATTCATAA